From the Lancefieldella sp. Marseille-Q7238 genome, one window contains:
- a CDS encoding condensation domain-containing protein has translation MDIKGQPFDYMQYMYSFVQSPIIRGCIRFNGKLQDSKLRNAIEKLALTYPILLCKYKVQKGTWVTDPHASCEDLLTTISAKNDFSTLEIDSLLTSLKIGIDLPLKIYWICGEEKDSLCIIASHLLCDGRGFEQLLYLLAELYSGTEIKEQINRDRSFSQVINRFSMGQKIKILCSKTQKHSSTKLHLPLNKSSRTPNLITKQISISKLEQYCSCTNEYKPSINDILLAAYLLTLHDMFQWNNITISCPVDLRKFSPDARNSICNLTGNYYCHVNFNDNSTFEEICREITTQMHTQKNSNSCLKEPMLLHILYRMLTLSIVKELLSRAISVPVTSYTNLGKINEKLLVFQGVSISDTFIATADKPVPYFQLAVSTYKDKCTLSVCTYASGKSFDVLCSVVDKICSVLENL, from the coding sequence ATGGATATAAAAGGTCAGCCATTTGATTACATGCAATATATGTACAGCTTTGTCCAAAGTCCCATTATTAGAGGATGTATTCGTTTTAATGGAAAGTTACAAGACAGCAAATTAAGAAATGCTATAGAAAAATTAGCTTTAACTTATCCGATTTTACTATGTAAATACAAAGTTCAAAAAGGAACATGGGTTACAGATCCTCATGCTTCATGTGAGGATTTATTAACAACTATATCTGCTAAAAATGATTTCTCAACTTTAGAGATTGATTCATTATTAACGTCTCTTAAAATTGGAATTGATCTACCACTAAAAATTTACTGGATATGTGGAGAAGAGAAAGACTCTCTTTGTATAATAGCAAGCCATTTACTTTGTGATGGAAGAGGATTTGAGCAATTACTATATCTTTTAGCTGAATTATATTCGGGTACTGAAATAAAAGAACAAATAAATAGAGATAGAAGTTTCTCTCAAGTAATTAATAGGTTTTCCATGGGGCAAAAAATAAAGATTTTATGCTCAAAGACGCAAAAACATAGCAGCACGAAACTACATCTACCACTTAATAAGAGTAGCCGCACGCCAAATCTCATAACCAAACAAATTAGCATATCTAAATTAGAGCAATATTGTTCTTGCACCAATGAATACAAACCAAGCATTAATGACATTTTACTTGCAGCATATCTGTTAACACTGCACGATATGTTTCAATGGAATAACATTACTATTTCATGCCCAGTTGACCTTCGTAAATTTAGCCCAGACGCACGTAACTCTATCTGCAATTTAACAGGGAATTATTACTGTCATGTCAACTTTAATGACAATAGCACCTTTGAAGAGATTTGTCGTGAAATCACTACACAAATGCATACTCAAAAGAACAGCAATTCCTGTCTGAAGGAACCAATGTTGCTACATATCTTATATCGCATGCTTACCCTTTCAATTGTAAAAGAATTACTTTCCAGGGCTATTTCTGTCCCTGTAACTTCATATACAAATTTAGGAAAAATAAATGAGAAACTCCTTGTATTCCAAGGAGTTTCCATTTCAGATACTTTCATTGCTACCGCAGATAAACCAGTGCCCTATTTTCAACTAGCAGTGTCTACGTACAAAGACAAATGCACCCTTTCAGTCTGTACCTATGCGAGCGGGAAAAGTTTTGATGTACTTTGTTCTGTTGTAGACAAAATCTGTAGTGTGCTTGAAAATTTATAG